One bacterium genomic window carries:
- a CDS encoding formyltetrahydrofolate deformylase — protein sequence MKSKKVAQIRIEGTDRKGIIAAVTQFLFKNQVNIEDIDQRVHDDYLVMTILADYTDLKGTLGSFIKELEICAQSVGTKSKFIPLDKKQVKNVAILVTKEDHCLKALIKLIAKKNSMGKIVVAIGNHPDLQGIARMHNIPFFHVPSKVKKEHEEKVLELLDKYDTDLVVLARYMQILSPEFTFKYEGKIINIHPSLLPAFPGPKSYEQAFNKGVEVVGVTAHFATMDLDEGPIIAQGAFNIHKSKDTLENIVKKGRAQEARVLCRAVNLFLKDALFLRRGKVFHGKKELLEAEE from the coding sequence ATGAAGTCAAAAAAAGTTGCTCAAATTCGTATTGAAGGGACAGATCGCAAAGGGATCATTGCGGCCGTCACCCAATTTCTCTTTAAAAATCAGGTAAATATTGAAGATATTGATCAGCGCGTTCACGACGATTATTTGGTGATGACCATACTGGCTGATTACACCGATCTTAAGGGAACCTTGGGCTCTTTTATAAAAGAGCTAGAAATCTGCGCCCAAAGCGTTGGCACTAAATCCAAATTTATTCCGCTCGATAAAAAGCAGGTAAAAAACGTGGCTATCCTGGTTACTAAAGAAGACCATTGCTTAAAAGCTCTTATTAAACTCATCGCTAAAAAGAATTCGATGGGTAAAATTGTGGTGGCAATTGGCAATCATCCCGATCTCCAAGGCATTGCCCGCATGCACAACATCCCCTTCTTTCATGTGCCCTCCAAAGTAAAAAAGGAGCACGAAGAAAAAGTATTGGAGCTTTTAGATAAATACGACACCGATCTTGTTGTTTTAGCGCGCTACATGCAAATTTTATCGCCCGAATTCACCTTTAAATACGAGGGGAAAATCATCAACATTCATCCATCACTTTTACCTGCTTTTCCGGGGCCCAAATCGTACGAGCAGGCTTTTAATAAAGGCGTTGAAGTGGTGGGCGTTACCGCTCACTTTGCCACCATGGATTTGGATGAAGGCCCCATTATTGCGCAGGGCGCTTTTAATATTCATAAATCCAAGGATACTTTGGAAAATATTGTTAAAAAAGGACGAGCCCAGGAAGCGCGCGTGTTATGCCGTGCTGTGAACCTGTTTTTAAAAGATGCACTCTTCCTACGCCGCGGAAAAGTATTCCATGGCAAAAAAGAGCTGCTGGAAGCCGAAGAATAG
- the galU gene encoding UTP--glucose-1-phosphate uridylyltransferase GalU, giving the protein MKVKKAVIPAAGFGTRSLPATKVVPKELLPIVDKPGIQYIVEEAIAAGCEEIIFVISKGKESIADHFKSHPALEEQLTKTNKQALLESITALNKKATYRVVYQDHPRGLGHAVLCAKEAVGNDWFFVFLPDDLISNPVPCATQMLTPLNDYNAGAIAVMEVPWEQVSMYGVVKAHPLTAHVGKIESVIEKPKRDVAPSNLAIIGRYLLPPSIFTHLEKTSPGAIGEIQLTDGLLSLLKDEELYAYQFEGERFDVGNKAGFVEANIHYALHHPETKDAIQKFLDLQKER; this is encoded by the coding sequence ATGAAAGTTAAAAAAGCAGTCATCCCGGCCGCGGGCTTTGGTACCCGTTCTCTTCCCGCTACAAAAGTGGTTCCCAAAGAATTATTGCCTATTGTTGATAAACCCGGCATTCAATATATTGTAGAAGAAGCCATCGCTGCCGGCTGCGAAGAAATTATTTTTGTCATTTCCAAAGGCAAAGAAAGTATTGCCGATCATTTTAAATCGCACCCTGCTCTTGAAGAACAGCTCACCAAAACCAACAAACAAGCCTTGCTCGAATCGATTACGGCTCTTAATAAAAAAGCGACGTATCGTGTGGTCTATCAAGATCACCCTCGTGGTTTGGGGCATGCCGTTTTGTGCGCCAAAGAAGCCGTGGGTAACGATTGGTTTTTTGTGTTCTTGCCCGACGATTTAATTTCTAACCCTGTTCCATGCGCCACCCAAATGTTAACACCACTTAACGATTACAACGCCGGCGCCATTGCAGTAATGGAAGTGCCATGGGAACAAGTAAGCATGTACGGAGTGGTAAAGGCACACCCACTTACAGCACACGTAGGTAAAATTGAAAGCGTTATTGAAAAGCCCAAACGTGATGTAGCTCCGTCTAATTTAGCTATTATAGGACGCTATCTGTTGCCACCCAGCATTTTTACACATTTAGAAAAAACCTCTCCAGGCGCTATCGGTGAAATTCAGCTCACCGATGGGCTTTTAAGTTTATTAAAAGACGAAGAACTCTACGCCTACCAATTTGAAGGCGAACGTTTTGATGTGGGCAACAAAGCCGGCTTTGTTGAAGCCAATATCCATTACGCCCTTCATCATCCCGAAACTAAAGACGCCATTCAAAAGTTTTTGGATTTGCAGAAAGAAAGATAA